One window of the Pedobacter ginsengisoli genome contains the following:
- a CDS encoding plastocyanin/azurin family copper-binding protein: MSKYYICFAFVVFLFASCFSVKEKPKAYTVEIKNMKFVPDDITVKQGDTIIWVNHDMMAHDVTEEGSKQWTSSIIPSGGSWKMGVTAAANYYCSIHVVMKGKIRLQ, encoded by the coding sequence ATGAGCAAGTATTATATCTGTTTTGCGTTTGTTGTTTTTTTGTTTGCCAGCTGTTTTTCAGTTAAGGAAAAGCCTAAGGCATACACTGTTGAGATCAAAAACATGAAATTTGTTCCTGATGATATTACTGTTAAGCAGGGCGACACCATAATTTGGGTAAATCATGATATGATGGCTCATGATGTAACTGAAGAAGGCTCGAAACAATGGACTTCTTCTATAATACCATCAGGCGGTTCCTGGAAAATGGGCGTAACTGCAGCTGCTAATTATTATTGTAGTATTCATGTAGTAATGAAAGGCAAGATCCGGTTACAATAG
- a CDS encoding DUF4142 domain-containing protein, which translates to MKMIKTLASSSIITMALSVVFTATLLAQTPKLNDAEVASVAVTANQIDINYATVAKAKSKNVDILKFAETMSNDHKAVIAQAVALVTKLKVTPKDNAVSKKLMADAEVTKKTLLSKSGKAFDKAYIDNEVAYHKAVIGAVEGLLIPSSKNAELKALLEKVVPALKVHLSHAEMVQMKFK; encoded by the coding sequence ATGAAAATGATTAAAACGTTAGCATCTTCCAGTATTATTACAATGGCATTATCAGTAGTGTTTACAGCAACATTACTAGCTCAGACCCCTAAACTCAATGATGCCGAAGTGGCTTCTGTTGCAGTTACTGCCAACCAGATCGATATTAACTATGCAACGGTAGCTAAAGCAAAATCAAAGAATGTTGATATTCTTAAGTTTGCTGAAACCATGTCAAATGATCACAAAGCAGTTATTGCACAGGCTGTGGCATTAGTTACTAAGCTAAAAGTTACACCTAAAGACAATGCCGTAAGTAAAAAGCTAATGGCTGATGCCGAAGTAACAAAAAAAACTTTGCTTTCAAAATCAGGAAAAGCATTTGATAAGGCCTATATAGACAATGAAGTAGCTTATCATAAAGCGGTTATTGGCGCAGTTGAGGGTTTGTTAATCCCATCATCTAAAAACGCAGAACTAAAAGCTTTGCTGGAAAAGGTGGTTCCGGCATTAAAAGTACATTTAAGCCACGCTGAGATGGTACAAATGAAATTTAAATAA
- a CDS encoding helix-turn-helix domain-containing protein yields the protein MMASKEVVIQELISKSGEQLLSVKETTYKDLSTPAQSAMYTVLFIKEGKGLYHADFGIFPFAAPALLFSTPLQVIHLQKAESVKCTQLQFHGDFYCIEFHRTEVRCNGLLFNNIYVDPIVALSDKEAKVFSKLVDDLREELSHPTLSDIVPRAYLQLFLAKSSSIKMNGPFNINADRERDELMEQFSQLLDQHYLTLRKPSDYADLLSMSRDNFTRRCTRYFRKSPSQLIQEKLILEAKKQLHLTRQTIKEIAYNLQFQDEFYFSRVFKKFTKVSPQAFRDKTGISIVADMSKD from the coding sequence ATGATGGCAAGTAAAGAAGTTGTAATCCAGGAGCTCATTTCGAAGTCCGGAGAACAACTGTTAAGTGTAAAAGAAACCACATACAAAGACCTCAGCACACCTGCTCAGTCTGCAATGTATACCGTGTTATTTATTAAAGAAGGAAAAGGCTTATACCATGCCGACTTCGGTATTTTTCCTTTTGCTGCTCCTGCCCTACTATTCTCTACCCCGCTGCAGGTAATTCATCTGCAAAAAGCAGAATCTGTAAAATGCACCCAGCTACAGTTTCATGGCGATTTCTATTGCATTGAATTTCACCGTACCGAGGTACGCTGCAACGGTCTACTGTTTAACAACATCTATGTAGATCCAATTGTCGCACTATCTGACAAAGAAGCAAAAGTATTTAGCAAACTTGTAGATGATTTAAGAGAAGAACTGAGCCATCCAACCCTTTCTGATATAGTTCCAAGAGCATATTTGCAGCTTTTTTTAGCAAAATCGAGCAGCATTAAAATGAATGGTCCGTTTAATATAAACGCCGATAGAGAGCGTGATGAACTGATGGAACAGTTTAGCCAATTATTAGACCAGCACTACCTTACTTTGCGCAAACCATCAGATTATGCCGACTTGCTTTCTATGTCAAGAGATAATTTCACCCGTCGCTGTACACGCTATTTCAGAAAGTCACCTTCGCAATTAATTCAGGAAAAACTAATACTCGAGGCAAAAAAGCAACTTCATTTAACCAGGCAAACCATTAAGGAAATTGCCTATAACTTACAATTTCAGGACGAGTTCTATTTTAGCCGTGTCTTTAAAAAATTCACTAAAGTTTCGCCGCAAGCCTTTAGAGATAAAACAGGAATTTCAATTGTTGCGGATATGTCCAAGGATTAG
- a CDS encoding DUF417 family protein, with product MKSSIINTIANLDQLGKNAIRFGIVVVFLWIGGLKFFTYEADGVVPFVANSPFMSFFYNHPDEYKDHMNKEGDLIPANHQWHIANNTYGFSAGLGVFLITLGLLVALHKVAPLASMIGSGFIFLMSLGTLSFLITTPESWVPHLTDEQWGFPYLSGRGRLVIKDIVILGGAIITMSESAKLYLQNKASKKVA from the coding sequence ATGAAAAGTTCAATTATAAATACAATAGCCAATCTAGACCAATTAGGCAAAAATGCAATCCGCTTTGGAATCGTTGTTGTCTTTCTATGGATAGGCGGTTTAAAATTTTTCACTTACGAAGCCGATGGCGTTGTTCCATTCGTAGCAAACAGTCCTTTTATGTCCTTCTTTTATAACCATCCAGATGAGTATAAAGACCATATGAATAAAGAGGGTGATTTGATTCCGGCCAATCATCAATGGCATATCGCTAACAATACTTATGGCTTTTCGGCAGGCTTAGGCGTATTTCTAATTACACTTGGTTTATTAGTTGCCTTACATAAGGTAGCTCCATTAGCTAGTATGATTGGCAGTGGATTTATATTTCTGATGTCGCTTGGTACACTATCATTTTTAATTACAACTCCCGAAAGCTGGGTACCTCACCTTACGGATGAGCAATGGGGATTCCCTTATTTGTCTGGCCGTGGCCGACTGGTTATTAAAGATATTGTAATCCTTGGCGGAGCCATTATTACCATGAGCGAATCTGCAAAACTGTACCTTCAAAATAAAGCAAGCAAAAAAGTTGCTTAA
- a CDS encoding phosphatase PAP2 family protein gives MSVLPVSSFAQNRLQRLDDQILIDLSKTRTPEKTGFFMFLSKNNDLVNVGVPVGLFAAGVIGKDKEMRQNALYVVSSSAVNALVTMLIKKAVKRPRPFLANVKINAVYQPSHYSFPSGHTSTSFTTATALSQAYPKWYVIAPAYLWASSVSFSRLYLGVHYPTDVAAGAVLGTGTALSFKFMRPN, from the coding sequence ATGTCTGTTTTACCGGTGAGTAGTTTTGCTCAAAACAGATTGCAACGGTTAGATGATCAGATTCTTATTGATCTTTCGAAAACCAGGACTCCTGAAAAAACTGGTTTCTTTATGTTCTTATCTAAAAACAATGATTTGGTTAATGTTGGTGTTCCTGTTGGCTTATTTGCAGCTGGTGTAATTGGTAAGGATAAAGAGATGAGGCAGAATGCTTTATATGTAGTTAGCAGCTCAGCTGTTAATGCGCTTGTAACTATGCTGATTAAAAAGGCAGTTAAACGCCCAAGACCATTTCTTGCTAATGTTAAAATAAATGCTGTTTATCAGCCTTCACATTATTCATTTCCTTCTGGACATACTTCAACATCCTTTACAACGGCTACTGCTTTATCTCAGGCTTATCCTAAATGGTATGTAATTGCACCTGCATATTTATGGGCTAGTTCTGTTAGTTTTTCACGTTTATACCTAGGTGTCCATTACCCAACAGATGTGGCTGCTGGTGCTGTGTTGGGTACGGGAACAGCCTTGTCGTTCAAGTTTATGAGGCCAAATTAG
- a CDS encoding LysR family transcriptional regulator, whose protein sequence is MVNLEWFRTFKAIYETGTLTGAAEALYVSQPGVSLHLSSLESYVGYKLFDRTSRKMVSTERGKILYNYIQESLCKLEEAERHFHKTAEKEKPTISIGMCFETFQFTLESYLPTLDFNVIIKFGDYPQMLSDLDNGILDLIITPQKGDYKGLVYTPFFKERIVVIGGAKTSTDDLEPLLKSKDLNAIQDWLKRQTWYGTAGDMEHLRRFWHVNFGKRPDFKPNYIVPNMSSIIRCLSGGNGIAVIPDFLSKNELDSGNVKQIWEGYNVIENTLYFGTRRKTMYLDEVNQIQEIFLKEMVNEHQDKQAVIFN, encoded by the coding sequence ATGGTTAATTTAGAATGGTTCAGAACCTTTAAAGCTATTTATGAAACAGGTACGCTAACCGGGGCAGCCGAAGCATTGTATGTTTCGCAACCGGGTGTAAGTTTACATTTAAGTTCATTGGAATCGTACGTAGGGTACAAGCTTTTTGACAGGACATCGCGAAAAATGGTGTCGACCGAACGGGGTAAAATTCTTTACAATTACATACAGGAATCACTTTGTAAATTAGAAGAAGCCGAGCGCCACTTCCATAAAACGGCGGAAAAAGAAAAACCAACTATAAGTATTGGTATGTGCTTTGAAACGTTTCAGTTCACGCTTGAATCTTATCTGCCTACTCTGGATTTTAATGTAATTATTAAATTTGGAGATTATCCTCAAATGCTAAGTGATCTTGATAATGGTATTCTTGATCTGATCATTACACCCCAAAAAGGCGATTACAAAGGTCTGGTTTATACTCCCTTTTTTAAAGAAAGAATAGTTGTTATTGGTGGGGCAAAAACATCAACAGATGACCTGGAACCTTTGTTGAAAAGCAAAGATCTGAATGCAATACAGGATTGGTTAAAACGACAAACATGGTATGGTACAGCAGGTGATATGGAGCATTTAAGAAGGTTTTGGCATGTGAACTTTGGTAAGCGGCCAGATTTTAAACCCAACTATATAGTACCTAACATGAGTTCAATTATCCGTTGTTTAAGCGGCGGTAATGGAATTGCCGTTATTCCTGATTTTCTTTCTAAAAATGAATTGGATTCTGGTAACGTTAAGCAAATATGGGAGGGTTATAATGTAATAGAGAACACATTATATTTTGGCACAAGAAGAAAAACAATGTACTTAGATGAGGTTAATCAAATTCAGGAGATCTTTTTGAAAGAAATGGTTAATGAGCATCAGGATAAGCAAGCTGTAATTTTTAATTAA
- a CDS encoding NAD(P)H-dependent oxidoreductase codes for METKKIFVINGGQVFGHSGGRFNKTIFDATLQFFKNKEGFEIRSTDINDNYDPKQEVENYVWADIVIYHTPIWWFQVPNGLKKYIDVVFTEGHQSGIYHSDGRSSQNPTINYGTGGMLHGKKYMVTSSWNAPKEAFTLPGEFFNETSVDDGVLFGFHRMNAFTGMKPLPGLHFHDVEKNANIAVDLERYTTHLNNIFINKAHEHLLNSNFQSQATAC; via the coding sequence ATGGAAACGAAAAAAATATTTGTAATTAACGGAGGACAGGTTTTTGGACATTCTGGAGGCCGTTTTAATAAAACAATTTTTGATGCCACACTTCAGTTTTTCAAGAACAAAGAAGGATTTGAAATCAGATCTACAGATATCAATGACAACTACGATCCAAAACAGGAAGTTGAAAATTACGTATGGGCAGATATTGTGATTTACCATACCCCTATCTGGTGGTTTCAGGTGCCCAACGGATTAAAAAAATACATTGATGTGGTATTTACCGAAGGCCACCAAAGTGGCATTTATCATAGTGATGGCCGTTCATCTCAAAACCCGACTATAAATTATGGTACCGGCGGTATGCTACACGGTAAAAAATACATGGTTACCTCATCGTGGAATGCCCCAAAAGAAGCTTTTACTTTACCTGGAGAATTCTTTAACGAGACCAGTGTTGACGATGGTGTATTATTCGGTTTTCATCGAATGAATGCTTTTACCGGAATGAAACCATTACCTGGCCTGCACTTTCATGATGTAGAAAAGAATGCTAATATTGCAGTTGATCTTGAAAGATACACAACACATTTAAACAACATTTTTATTAATAAAGCACATGAGCATTTACTTAACAGCAATTTCCAAAGCCAAGCCACAGCATGTTGA
- a CDS encoding putative quinol monooxygenase, which produces MSIYLTAISKAKPQHVDQFKALLLTLVVESRKEEACIQYDLHQSTDNPALFIFHEEWASKEALELHNQTAHIAKFIKDSVDIIDGNVTIHITEKLA; this is translated from the coding sequence ATGAGCATTTACTTAACAGCAATTTCCAAAGCCAAGCCACAGCATGTTGATCAGTTTAAAGCACTTCTGCTAACACTGGTAGTAGAATCCAGAAAAGAAGAAGCATGCATCCAATACGATCTTCATCAATCAACTGATAATCCTGCATTGTTCATTTTTCATGAAGAATGGGCAAGCAAAGAGGCACTTGAGTTGCATAACCAAACAGCTCATATTGCAAAATTCATAAAAGATTCTGTTGATATAATTGATGGCAATGTAACCATACATATAACAGAAAAACTTGCCTAA
- a CDS encoding aldo/keto reductase: MEYRNLGKTDLNLSAITYGAFAIGGNMWGGNEQQDSIDAVHASLDHGVTSLDTAPFYGFGLSEELIGQAIKGKDRTKIQLLSKFGLVWDGSNNGKGEFFFDANDNGKTLPVYKYTAKANIIKEVEESLKRLGTDYLDLLQLHWPDATTPISETMEALESLIQQGKIRAAGVSNYSLDQLKEAEKSISLASNQLSYSMLNRAIEKDVIPYTIENNIGIIAYSPLERGLLTGKYFKDATLKSDDHRNGYFGQFDPEKVKSFLNAIEPLAISKNASLSQLVLRWTTLQPGITIVLAGARNATQAIDNAKAINISINNDELEFINKELAKL; the protein is encoded by the coding sequence ATGGAATACAGAAATTTAGGAAAAACAGATTTAAACCTATCTGCAATTACTTACGGCGCCTTTGCAATAGGTGGCAATATGTGGGGTGGAAATGAGCAACAAGACTCTATTGATGCTGTTCATGCATCTTTAGATCATGGTGTTACAAGCTTAGATACTGCTCCTTTCTATGGATTTGGCCTAAGCGAAGAACTTATTGGCCAGGCAATTAAAGGTAAAGACAGAACCAAAATACAGCTATTAAGTAAATTCGGTTTAGTTTGGGATGGTAGCAATAACGGAAAAGGCGAGTTCTTTTTTGATGCTAACGACAACGGAAAAACCTTACCAGTATATAAATACACTGCCAAAGCCAACATTATTAAAGAAGTTGAAGAAAGCTTAAAAAGATTAGGCACAGACTATCTTGATTTATTACAGTTGCACTGGCCGGATGCTACAACTCCAATAAGCGAAACTATGGAAGCACTTGAAAGCCTCATCCAACAAGGAAAAATCAGAGCTGCAGGGGTAAGTAATTATAGTTTGGATCAGTTAAAAGAAGCCGAAAAATCAATCAGCCTTGCTTCTAATCAACTCTCTTACAGTATGCTTAACAGAGCAATAGAAAAAGATGTGATCCCTTATACTATAGAAAACAATATTGGAATTATAGCCTATAGCCCTTTAGAAAGAGGTTTACTTACCGGTAAATATTTTAAAGATGCCACCTTAAAATCAGACGATCATAGAAATGGTTACTTTGGCCAGTTCGATCCTGAAAAGGTAAAATCATTTCTAAATGCAATAGAGCCTTTGGCAATCAGTAAAAATGCTTCCTTATCTCAGTTGGTTTTAAGGTGGACAACCTTGCAACCTGGTATAACAATAGTACTAGCAGGTGCCAGAAATGCCACCCAGGCAATAGATAATGCAAAAGCAATTAACATTTCAATTAATAATGATGAATTGGAATTTATTAATAAGGAACTGGCAAAACTGTAG
- a CDS encoding low affinity iron permease family protein, translated as MKNTSGNFFEKASTKITNWTGSPMAFCVAFLIVIAWILSGPIFNYSDTWQLVINTGTTIITFLMVFLIQKSQNKDSKAIQLKLNELIAASRHASNRMVDIEDLTESELDVLHKYYQKLSDISEADNDIHTSHSIDAAVNLHKMKKEKRAL; from the coding sequence ATGAAAAATACTTCTGGAAATTTCTTTGAAAAAGCATCTACAAAAATCACAAACTGGACAGGAAGCCCTATGGCTTTTTGTGTGGCATTTTTAATTGTCATTGCATGGATACTTTCGGGTCCCATTTTTAATTATTCTGATACCTGGCAGCTTGTTATCAATACAGGTACCACAATAATTACGTTTTTAATGGTTTTCCTTATTCAGAAATCTCAAAATAAAGATTCAAAAGCTATTCAGCTTAAACTAAATGAATTGATAGCGGCAAGCAGGCATGCCAGCAACAGGATGGTTGATATTGAGGATTTAACAGAATCTGAACTGGATGTTCTTCATAAATACTATCAGAAACTTTCAGATATATCTGAAGCCGATAATGATATACATACCTCGCATTCTATAGATGCAGCTGTAAATTTGCATAAAATGAAAAAAGAAAAAAGAGCTCTTTGA
- a CDS encoding GAF domain-containing protein: MKTIVLDVSGNKAHSLEVDSAISFRPFIQYLKERVKGEKTVKGALYKTALKEFKKYDVDDTDIPLENIHNYESLLENMYACLTPALATEEKLAWGLCFPLQPVTFYGTELMYQLLENKKNDQDSYVVSKTPAEYHKERLQLVYSFILKELYNFHVPVKMHQYHAGIKSDTGLLGYFHVNLNTDFIEVTPKGELPPLNFRELQQYIGEGSSYEILEKILPLNLFRFRGISVITVSDVTAIQAVENIKNIRLTRTPGDQEATYSDVIQSLKTIVQNNKIEFDLFPFVKVNNKPVYGNVKGGTGILFSVWGEDNLDPETFQQYAEGYSANPDSFFSPDILAEDPVVFHWLHHFVKLGVKSLALTPVFYDHSIVGVLAVHTWEGETFDEKILALLEPAIAPIAQLLQIYIDEFNLELENIIKEKFTSIQPSVQWKFNEVAWHHMHDKKKHLPIRNEDISFKEVYPFYGAIDIRNSTVERNMASKADLSHHLNILSQILDQLKDHHYSSLMEEMIFNSRKWQQVLLQEVLNTQDETNLNSFLKEESSDYLFHLSQQEPKLKKLIDDYLLLTGIADGDVHKNRYALEVSMQMINTAINNFFEAEKEKLQQSYPCYFEKFRTDGVEYDIYIGQSISPDKIFNHFHLKNLRLWQLSSMANVVRLTHALLPAMPTKLYTTQLLFIHNHTIDISFRADERKFDVEGAYNIRYQMIKKRIDKVHIRGTNERLTQPDKIALIYFNKRDIDDYLPFITYLQETGVLDLGLEELDLEDLQGLSGLKALRVGVVHPEKPNNI, translated from the coding sequence ATGAAAACAATTGTCCTAGACGTTTCTGGAAACAAAGCACATTCACTTGAAGTTGATTCTGCAATCTCCTTCAGGCCATTTATACAATACCTTAAAGAAAGGGTAAAAGGCGAAAAAACCGTTAAAGGTGCATTATATAAAACAGCCCTTAAAGAATTTAAGAAATATGATGTTGATGACACAGATATTCCACTTGAAAACATACATAATTACGAAAGCCTGCTCGAAAACATGTATGCCTGCCTTACTCCAGCACTTGCAACAGAAGAAAAGCTAGCCTGGGGCTTATGTTTTCCTTTACAGCCCGTAACATTTTACGGTACAGAACTGATGTACCAATTGCTAGAAAACAAAAAGAATGATCAGGATTCATATGTGGTTTCCAAAACTCCAGCCGAATATCATAAAGAGCGGTTGCAACTGGTTTATTCTTTCATTTTAAAGGAACTTTATAATTTTCATGTACCTGTAAAAATGCACCAATACCATGCAGGTATAAAATCCGATACAGGCCTTTTAGGCTATTTTCATGTAAACCTTAATACAGATTTTATAGAAGTTACCCCTAAAGGCGAATTACCGCCGCTTAATTTCAGGGAGCTTCAACAATATATAGGAGAAGGTTCCAGCTACGAAATACTTGAAAAAATATTACCGCTTAATCTTTTCCGTTTTAGAGGCATCTCTGTAATTACAGTATCAGATGTAACTGCTATTCAGGCGGTAGAAAATATAAAAAACATACGGCTAACACGTACTCCTGGCGACCAGGAGGCTACTTACAGCGACGTTATCCAATCACTAAAAACAATAGTCCAAAATAATAAAATTGAGTTTGATCTGTTTCCCTTCGTAAAAGTTAACAACAAACCTGTTTATGGCAATGTAAAAGGAGGAACGGGTATACTATTCTCCGTTTGGGGCGAAGACAATTTAGATCCTGAAACTTTTCAGCAGTATGCAGAGGGCTATTCTGCTAACCCCGACTCATTCTTTTCTCCTGATATTCTGGCCGAAGATCCAGTTGTATTTCACTGGCTTCATCACTTTGTAAAACTAGGGGTTAAATCACTTGCCCTCACTCCCGTTTTTTACGACCATTCAATTGTTGGTGTATTAGCCGTACACACCTGGGAAGGTGAAACTTTTGATGAAAAAATACTTGCGCTACTTGAGCCTGCCATAGCACCAATAGCGCAGCTATTACAGATTTATATTGATGAATTTAACCTGGAACTAGAGAATATAATAAAAGAGAAGTTCACCTCCATCCAGCCTTCTGTTCAATGGAAATTTAATGAAGTGGCGTGGCATCATATGCACGACAAAAAGAAGCATTTGCCAATCAGAAATGAAGACATTAGCTTTAAAGAGGTATATCCTTTTTATGGTGCTATTGACATCAGAAACTCTACCGTTGAAAGAAATATGGCCAGTAAGGCCGATCTGAGCCATCATTTAAACATACTATCTCAAATACTTGATCAACTAAAAGATCATCATTACTCTTCTTTAATGGAAGAGATGATTTTCAATTCAAGAAAATGGCAACAGGTACTTTTACAAGAAGTATTAAACACCCAGGACGAAACCAATCTGAATAGCTTTTTGAAGGAAGAATCTAGTGATTATCTGTTCCATTTATCACAGCAGGAACCTAAGCTCAAAAAATTAATTGATGATTATTTACTGCTAACCGGAATTGCAGATGGCGATGTTCATAAAAACAGATATGCCCTTGAAGTTTCCATGCAGATGATAAATACCGCAATTAATAACTTTTTTGAAGCAGAAAAAGAGAAATTACAGCAATCATATCCTTGTTATTTCGAAAAATTCAGAACCGATGGGGTTGAATATGATATTTACATAGGCCAATCCATCTCTCCTGATAAAATATTTAATCATTTTCACCTAAAAAACCTAAGGCTGTGGCAACTTTCATCTATGGCCAATGTAGTTAGGCTTACCCATGCCTTACTGCCTGCCATGCCAACTAAGCTTTACACTACTCAGCTTTTGTTTATCCATAATCATACAATAGACATTAGTTTCAGAGCCGATGAGCGTAAATTTGATGTAGAGGGTGCATATAACATCAGGTACCAAATGATAAAAAAACGAATTGATAAAGTTCACATCAGAGGTACTAATGAACGTTTAACACAACCAGATAAGATAGCGCTGATCTATTTTAATAAACGTGATATTGATGATTATCTTCCATTTATTACCTATTTACAGGAAACAGGAGTGCTGGATCTGGGGCTTGAAGAACTTGATTTGGAGGATTTACAGGGGCTAAGCGGCTTAAAGGCATTAAGAGTTGGCGTTGTACATCCAGAAAAACCGAACAACATTTAG
- a CDS encoding YceH family protein, whose translation MDSPQTLPVLNAEELRVLGVLMEKSKTTPEYYPMTINAITAACNQKTSRKPVVQYDEQTVMLTLDTLKRKSLISTATGGASRSIKYKHNFAIVFPVTPQEVAIICLLMLRGAQTPGELNTNSGRLYEFESLEEVQSVLERLSDPEMPYVLQLPKRAGQKEMRYVHLLSGTPDLTQDDSPDDNYSKPASDLEQRLAKVEEELAIMKADFDKLMKELMG comes from the coding sequence ATGGATTCACCTCAAACCCTGCCGGTTTTAAATGCTGAAGAACTTCGTGTTTTAGGTGTATTAATGGAGAAATCCAAGACCACGCCTGAATATTATCCGATGACAATCAATGCTATTACAGCGGCCTGCAATCAAAAAACCTCACGTAAGCCAGTTGTACAATATGATGAGCAGACTGTAATGTTGACTCTGGATACTTTAAAAAGAAAGAGTTTAATTTCTACTGCAACAGGTGGTGCAAGTAGAAGCATTAAGTATAAACACAATTTTGCTATCGTTTTTCCGGTAACCCCTCAGGAAGTGGCTATAATTTGTTTGCTGATGCTAAGAGGAGCGCAAACCCCGGGCGAATTAAATACCAATTCTGGCAGATTATATGAGTTTGAATCGTTAGAAGAAGTACAATCTGTACTTGAAAGGTTATCGGATCCGGAAATGCCTTATGTTTTGCAGCTGCCTAAGCGTGCCGGACAAAAGGAAATGCGTTATGTACATTTATTGAGCGGAACGCCTGATTTAACACAAGATGATTCGCCTGATGATAATTACAGTAAACCGGCAAGTGATTTGGAGCAGCGATTGGCAAAAGTAGAAGAAGAGCTTGCAATAATGAAAGCCGACTTTGATAAGCTTATGAAAGAATTAATGGGGTAA